The stretch of DNA TAGCAGTTGTAGTTCCACTTTTAGTTGGACTTCTTCTTGGAACTGAAGCTTTGGGCGGACTTATTGCTGGTTCACTTGTTTCAGGTGTATTGGTTGCCATACTAATGGCTAATGCTGGCGGTGCTTGGGATAACGCAAAGAAATATATCGAGACTGGAGAACACGGCGGAAAAGGTAGCTTTGCTCACAAGGCTGCAGTAGTTGGAGATACAGTAGGCGACCCATTCAAGGATACTGCAGGTCCAGCTATGAATATATTAATTAAGTTAATGACTATTGTTTCACTTGTTTTTGCACCATTGTTCTTAAAGTATGGTGGTATACTATTGAATTTAATAAAATAATTTGAGACCTGCCTTGGCAGGTCTTTTACATAATTAAAATTCATGAATAATATAAAATTTTTTTCAAAAAATACAAAGGAGTGGTAAAATGGAAAGGCAGGTTGCACTTCAACATGTTTTGGAAAGAGTAAAAAATACAAACCTAATAAATCATATGATGGCAGTTGAAGCAGTTATGAAGGGCTTGGCAAAAAGACTTAAGCAGGAGGAGGATAAATGGGGAATTTGCGGATTAGTTCACGATATAGACTACGAAGAAACTGCAGAAGACCCTCATAGGCACAGTATTTTAGGAGCAGAAATTTTAGCTTCATTGGGTTACCCTGAGGATGTTGTATATGCAGTAAAAGTTCATAATGAAATACATGGCATACCAAGGATATCTATACTAGATAAGGCTCTTTGGGCAGCAGATCCAGTTACAGGCCTTATAACAGCTTCGGCGTTGGTTATGCCGGATAAAAAGCTTCAGAATGTAACAGTTGAATCGGTATTAAAGAAGATGAAG from Caloramator mitchellensis encodes:
- a CDS encoding HDIG domain-containing metalloprotein, producing the protein MERQVALQHVLERVKNTNLINHMMAVEAVMKGLAKRLKQEEDKWGICGLVHDIDYEETAEDPHRHSILGAEILASLGYPEDVVYAVKVHNEIHGIPRISILDKALWAADPVTGLITASALVMPDKKLQNVTVESVLKKMKKKDFAKGANREQIKSIEEIGIKLEEFIDIALSEMKLIATEIGL